In Miscanthus floridulus cultivar M001 chromosome 5, ASM1932011v1, whole genome shotgun sequence, one genomic interval encodes:
- the LOC136453794 gene encoding uncharacterized protein codes for MDRSLSVAAVIAVVLVCCSALCRGDRLGARECEDLGFTGLALCSDCNALSEFVKDQELVEDCGKCCTEDSDDSISKLTFSGAIIEVCMRKLVFYPEVVGFLEEDKDDFPYVEARYSYASPPKLIMLDNKGEQKETIRIDNWKREHIRQFLKEKVKPVKLDS; via the exons atgGATCGATCTCTCTCCGTGGCGGCGGTCATCGCCGTGGTCCTCGTGTGCTGCTCCGCCCTTTGCCGCGGCGACCGGCTCGGGGCCCGGGAGTGCGAGGACCTAGGGTTCACCGGCCTCGCCCTCTGCTCCGACTGCAACGCGCTCTCCGAGTTCGTCAAGGACCAAG AGCTGGTGGAGGATTGCGGTAAATGTTGCACCGAGGATTCAGATGATTCTATCAGCAAG CTCACATTTTCTGGTGCAATTATTGAGGTGTGCATGAGAAAACTGGTATTTTATCCAGAAGTTGTTGGCTTCCTTGAAGAAGATAAAGACGACTTCCCTTATGTGGAAGCCCGTTATTCCTATGCTTCTCCACCAAAGCTCATAATGCTTGACAACAAGGGTGAACAGAAGGAGACCATAAG GATCGATAACTGGAAGCGAGAGCACATTCGGCAGTTCCTCAAGGAAAAAGTGAAGCCAGTGAAATTGGACAGCTGA
- the LOC136453793 gene encoding uncharacterized protein isoform X3 gives MARTEKLAGDGCSGGEGHVEVEVGMGVDGKGVIECRICQEEGEEAAMDSPCACTGTLKFAHRKCIQRWCNKKGNITCEICNQVYSPNYVIPPPKCCLDEVDMDLRQNWVGRIDPHDSHFLAIAIAEQQLLQAEFDDCVSANSSGVTCCRTIALILMFLLLVRHVIVIVRDVSMLQDATVLFSHRRRRQVYFLSYQS, from the exons ATGGCGCGCACCGAGAAACTTGCCGGCGATGGCTGCTCTGGCGGCGAAGGACATGTGGAGGTGGAGGTCGGCATGGGGGTGGACGGGAAGGGGGTCATAGAGTGCCGGATATGccaggaggagggggaggaggccgCCATGGACTCACCCTGCGCCTGCACTGGCACACTCAAG TTTGCCCACAGGAAATGCATACAGAGATGGTGCAACAAGAAGGGCAATATTACATGTGAAATCTGCAACCAG GTTTACTCCCCGAACTATGTCATCCCTCCACCTAAATGTTGTTTAGATGAAGTGGACATGGATCTCAG GCAAAACTGGGTTGGACGAATCGATCCTCATGATTCCCATTTTCTAGCCATTGCCATCGCAGAGCAGCAGCTGCTGCAagctgaatttgatgattgtgtaTCTGCAAATTCTAGTGGTGTCACATGCTGCCGAACTATTGCTTTAATT TTGATGTTCCTTTTGCTTGTACGACATGTAATTGTCATTGTGAGGGATGTTAGCATGCTACAAGATGCAACAGTGTTGTTCAGT CATCGGAGACGAAGACAGGTGTACTTCCTTTCCTACCAGTCCTGA
- the LOC136453792 gene encoding uncharacterized protein, with amino-acid sequence MRFYGSNFSDLSLTSAASPTAAGWNWTGTGQRSGTAGVTSMASAATFPKLQLRPRCNSYFQVTDQVHAHIKTCGACKCPTHIHGLFLSAGGRRWRHTFLPVSAVGTGRGSSVTEADRKSDLSLENVKTSVVSRDDEKINVRVQLPGKTTQKVFDEALTILARDAPPVPGFRKSKGGKTSNIPSSILLQMLGKSRVTKFVLQEILSITIEEFIKKENLKVKPEIKTTQSEGEMESAFAPGSSFGFNVILQLEKSDSGEDSVEKPDFDQDSEEKPYSDDDLKEQKSGSSE; translated from the exons ATGCGATTTTATGGCTCCAATTTTTCTGACCTCTCCCTGACCTCTGCGGCCTCCCCAACTGCGGCCGGCTGGAACTGGACGGGCACCGGGCAGCGCAGCGGGACTGCCGGAGTCACCTCCATGGCCTCGGCTGCAACCTTCCCCAAGCTTCAGTTGAGGCCAAGATGCAACAGCTACTTCCAG GTGACCGATCAAGTTCATGCGCACATCAAAACATGCGGTGCCTGCAAGTGCCCGACGCATATCCACGG GTTGTTTCTTTCAgctggaggaagaagatggaGGCACACATTCCTGCCGGTGTCTGCGGTTGGAACAG GTCGGGGCTCATCGGTCACTGAGGCAGACAGGAAGAGCGACTTGTCTCTGGAGAACGTCAAGACGTCCGTCGTTTCCCGCGACGACGAAAAGATCAAT GTACGAGTGCAGTTGCCTggaaagacaacacaaaaggTGTTTGACGAGGCTCTGACGATCTTGGCTCGTGATGCACCGCCAGTTCCTGGTTTTAGGAAGTCCAAAGGAG GGAAAACATCAAAT ATACCCAGCAGCATCCTGCTGCAGATGCTTGGCAAAAGCCGGGTCACCAAGTTCGTTCTTCAGGAAATATTGAGCATCACCATTGAAGAATTTATCAAGAAG GAAAACCTGAAGGTGAAACCTGAGATCAAGACAACCCAGTCCGAAGGTGAAATGGAGTCGGCATTCGCGCCAGGTTCATCATTTGGGTTCAATGTTATCCTTCAGCTTGAGAAATCTGACTCTGGTGAGGATTCAGTGGAGAAACCTGACTTTGATCAGGATTCAGAGGAGAAACCATACTCTGATGACGACTTAAAGGAGCAAAAATCTGGCTCCTCAGAGTAG
- the LOC136453793 gene encoding uncharacterized protein isoform X4 → MARTEKLAGDGCSGGEGHVEVEVGMGVDGKGVIECRICQEEGEEAAMDSPCACTGTLKFAHRKCIQRWCNKKGNITCEICNQVYSPNYVIPPPKCCLDEVDMDLRQNWVGRIDPHDSHFLAIAIAEQQLLQAEFDDCVSANSSGVTCCRTIALILMFLLLVRHVIVIVRDVSMLQDATVLFSHRRRRQV, encoded by the exons ATGGCGCGCACCGAGAAACTTGCCGGCGATGGCTGCTCTGGCGGCGAAGGACATGTGGAGGTGGAGGTCGGCATGGGGGTGGACGGGAAGGGGGTCATAGAGTGCCGGATATGccaggaggagggggaggaggccgCCATGGACTCACCCTGCGCCTGCACTGGCACACTCAAG TTTGCCCACAGGAAATGCATACAGAGATGGTGCAACAAGAAGGGCAATATTACATGTGAAATCTGCAACCAG GTTTACTCCCCGAACTATGTCATCCCTCCACCTAAATGTTGTTTAGATGAAGTGGACATGGATCTCAG GCAAAACTGGGTTGGACGAATCGATCCTCATGATTCCCATTTTCTAGCCATTGCCATCGCAGAGCAGCAGCTGCTGCAagctgaatttgatgattgtgtaTCTGCAAATTCTAGTGGTGTCACATGCTGCCGAACTATTGCTTTAATT TTGATGTTCCTTTTGCTTGTACGACATGTAATTGTCATTGTGAGGGATGTTAGCATGCTACAAGATGCAACAGTGTTGTTCAGT CATCGGAGACGAAGACAG GTGTAG
- the LOC136453793 gene encoding uncharacterized protein isoform X2, with amino-acid sequence MARTEKLAGDGCSGGEGHVEVEVGMGVDGKGVIECRICQEEGEEAAMDSPCACTGTLKFAHRKCIQRWCNKKGNITCEICNQVYSPNYVIPPPKCCLDEVDMDLRQNWVGRIDPHDSHFLAIAIAEQQLLQAEFDDCVSANSSGVTCCRTIALILMFLLLVRHVIVIVRDVSMLQDATVLFSATLQFAGFFLPCYVLARSCYALQHRRRRQV; translated from the exons ATGGCGCGCACCGAGAAACTTGCCGGCGATGGCTGCTCTGGCGGCGAAGGACATGTGGAGGTGGAGGTCGGCATGGGGGTGGACGGGAAGGGGGTCATAGAGTGCCGGATATGccaggaggagggggaggaggccgCCATGGACTCACCCTGCGCCTGCACTGGCACACTCAAG TTTGCCCACAGGAAATGCATACAGAGATGGTGCAACAAGAAGGGCAATATTACATGTGAAATCTGCAACCAG GTTTACTCCCCGAACTATGTCATCCCTCCACCTAAATGTTGTTTAGATGAAGTGGACATGGATCTCAG GCAAAACTGGGTTGGACGAATCGATCCTCATGATTCCCATTTTCTAGCCATTGCCATCGCAGAGCAGCAGCTGCTGCAagctgaatttgatgattgtgtaTCTGCAAATTCTAGTGGTGTCACATGCTGCCGAACTATTGCTTTAATT TTGATGTTCCTTTTGCTTGTACGACATGTAATTGTCATTGTGAGGGATGTTAGCATGCTACAAGATGCAACAGTGTTGTTCAGT GCAACTCTTCAGTTTGCAGGATTCTTTCTTCCTTGTTATGTATTAGCTCGTTCTTGCTATGCTTTGCAGCATCGGAGACGAAGACAG GTGTAG
- the LOC136453793 gene encoding uncharacterized protein isoform X1, whose product MARTEKLAGDGCSGGEGHVEVEVGMGVDGKGVIECRICQEEGEEAAMDSPCACTGTLKFAHRKCIQRWCNKKGNITCEICNQVYSPNYVIPPPKCCLDEVDMDLRQNWVGRIDPHDSHFLAIAIAEQQLLQAEFDDCVSANSSGVTCCRTIALILMFLLLVRHVIVIVRDVSMLQDATVLFSATLQFAGFFLPCYVLARSCYALQHRRRRQVYFLSYQS is encoded by the exons ATGGCGCGCACCGAGAAACTTGCCGGCGATGGCTGCTCTGGCGGCGAAGGACATGTGGAGGTGGAGGTCGGCATGGGGGTGGACGGGAAGGGGGTCATAGAGTGCCGGATATGccaggaggagggggaggaggccgCCATGGACTCACCCTGCGCCTGCACTGGCACACTCAAG TTTGCCCACAGGAAATGCATACAGAGATGGTGCAACAAGAAGGGCAATATTACATGTGAAATCTGCAACCAG GTTTACTCCCCGAACTATGTCATCCCTCCACCTAAATGTTGTTTAGATGAAGTGGACATGGATCTCAG GCAAAACTGGGTTGGACGAATCGATCCTCATGATTCCCATTTTCTAGCCATTGCCATCGCAGAGCAGCAGCTGCTGCAagctgaatttgatgattgtgtaTCTGCAAATTCTAGTGGTGTCACATGCTGCCGAACTATTGCTTTAATT TTGATGTTCCTTTTGCTTGTACGACATGTAATTGTCATTGTGAGGGATGTTAGCATGCTACAAGATGCAACAGTGTTGTTCAGT GCAACTCTTCAGTTTGCAGGATTCTTTCTTCCTTGTTATGTATTAGCTCGTTCTTGCTATGCTTTGCAGCATCGGAGACGAAGACAGGTGTACTTCCTTTCCTACCAGTCCTGA